From the Salmo trutta chromosome 25, fSalTru1.1, whole genome shotgun sequence genome, the window CAAAGCCAGTGTTTTCCCAGGTGAGCCAGCTGAATCCCAGAGATTATGAGACAACTTTTAGAAAAGGATACATTGAGCTGCTGAGTTCCTCCAGCTGATGGGGAAATGAGGAACATGATCAGATTATGTAGTCCCACGTTGAGGTAATCGGAGTCAAAATTCATTAGATAGAAGCATAGACTTACACAACAATAGCCTACAGAATGTTAGATCAATATTCAACATCATTTCACCACATCAATCATTGTATCACTCTTAGTAAGCCCTAAATAAACCCATATTATTAAATTAAATTCTTCTAGCTAATCTACACAGTGAAAATGTCATTTCACAGCCCATCTGTTTTGCTGCTACATTATTCTTTGCTGCTATGGCTACAGAGTATTCTTGGCACCCATATCTCTAATGAGCTGAATGGCTTTCACACCCCCCCACACCACAGCAGTGGATGCTAGAAATCAAACTAACAATAGACACATTTGACATTTTGGGCCGAAGGTCAAATTGTCTCTGGTCTGTCGTTCTCAATGTTTGCTGCCACTCCACAGCCAACTACTGTGTACCTGGATAGTATGTGAAAAGCATGTATTATTAATTATCACATCTTTGGACTAGATGTTGTCCAAAAGACAGCAGTGTGCTGGAGGGAAAATATGACTCAAGAGCATCTGCTTAGGATGTAAACAATGTATGGGAATAACCATATTCTGTGTATTTAAAAACAGCATGTAAATAACCCTTGCACTTGACTACAGTGTGGCTCAATATGactctacccactgggcacagacttcagttcaacgtctagttttgatgtACATTCGATTGAGttttcaactaacgtgaattcattgcgaaatcaacaaaacatgtcaCGTCATTGGATTTAGTTTGTTTGTTGAAAAATAGACGAAATTCCCTTGCGTTAATTACTTTTTTCcccaaatccaatcagtttccacgttgattcaacgtcatcaaatcacattttttgttgaaattatgtgtaaacaatgttgattcaaccagtttttgcccaatgGACATGTTCTGGGTAAGGACATAAATGTGGTGAGCTGTGTACTACAGTGTGAGTAAATCATTGATTGAGTACTGTAGAGAGTGTTAAGTTAGGTGCTTACATTGCAGAGCAGGTGCTCCAGGTTGTGGTCAGAGGCACACTTCCTCTTGTCCTCTGACAGCTCCTCCACATGGCTGTCCAGGCTGAAGTGTAGCCGTGCAAGCTTCTCCTGCATTTCACGCACATGCTCCAGCTGCTCAAAGGAGCAAACCTTCCCTGAGAGGACACAGCAAGCGTCATTCACACATCTGTCGAAGGGACATAACTTCATACGTGACCATGGTACTATGGCACAATGTCAAACAAATGGCTGCGTTTCCACTGCGTAACTGTGTCTCAGTATTCACTGGGTGGTCCATGGTCATCTTACCAAAAGCCTGCAGTTTTCCGGAGTGGAAGTCATTGAGCAGGTTGAGGAggcctccctccatctctctcacatCAGACACATCCGTGAGAAAGGAGTGCTGCAGCGGGGAGGACTGGGCCATCTTACTGGGCCCTGCTGGCTGGGGAGCCCTGGCCTTCTCCTTGTGAGGCCTGGTGAAGACAGACCAGACAACAGGAAATAACAGTAAACAGAACTTTTACATGAATCCATTAATCCAACCTCCAATATACATTTTGTCAATCCAACTCATTTGACTCATTAAAGTAGACGTTGGGACTGTTACAAACCTTGTGGTCTTTGGTGGAGCTGCTACGACCACACTGAGCACATCTTTGGACTGTCCTACTGCCCCAATGGACCTCTTGAACTTGCCTCTGTTTTTTGGGGAGGGGGGTTGGGGGAGGCCAAGGGAGAAGGTGGCACTCTTGCTGGAGGGGAGGACTGAGAGTTTACGGGGGTTGACCGGGGGAGGAGGGGGCTGGGGTAGAGACACTTTGGGGCTCCGCTTCTTACGCTTGTCCTCCATGGCTTGTTAGTGTGAAGTCCTCTGGGTAAGATGAGTGGACCCTGCCTGAGCTTCAGGACGTCCTGTAATAACGGTAGGAAGTCAGGCGCTAGCACTTCCACTCCCTGACAGGACTGCAGAGGGCTTGGAGGATAAACAGGGTCTAAGGAAATGCATGTTAAGTATAATGCATAACAGTTTCTCCATTGGCTGTAAGCTAGGAACATGTTAAATAATGACTAAGACGCCAAAGGGAAAGAGTGAACCACCACCCAACAACAGACATTTTACTTGGTAGACCTGCTAAATGTCAAATTgatggcctcctgagtggcgcagtggtctaaggtactgcatcgcagtgtgccactagagattctgggttcgagtccaggctctgtcgcatcCGGCCtcaactgggagacccatggggcggtgcacaattggcccagtgtcgtccgggacAGGGACAGCCGGCAGGGCTGTCCCTGTCCCATCGCGCaatagcgactcctgtggcgggctgggcacagtgcacgctgacactgtCGCctggtgtacggtgtttcctccagtgcattggtgcagctggcttcggGTTAAGtggacattgtgtcaagaagcagtgcggcttggttgggttgtgtttcggaggacgcacggctctcgacctttgcctctcctgagtccgtacgggtgTTGCAGTGATGAAACAAGACTATAACTACTGGACAGCATGAAATTGAGGAGAGAAAGGGCTAAAAAAATTATAAAGTAAAATTGATGTAATTCTCTCATTTCAAATGGTAGCACTTGCTGTATCTTGAATACTACCAGGCTGCTAAATTGATGCAGCCTCTTATCACTGACACAAGATCCTCTAGCAAACAACAAAGGGGTTCACTACATGAGGATTCATGGCTGGATGGCTGCCAGGGTGAATGTACCAAACCTAATATTCATCATTTGGACAAGCTTTGTAAATGCTCAAGGTGAACAAAGTCACACATCCAGGTAATATAGGCTTATGGGAAAAACAAATGATGAGGGTTCATTTTAGAACGTCTGTCCCTGTATAATATGCCTGTGTGAAACAGTTCCACTGAGGTATTTTTTAGAATACATAATGTCCTTGTAATTGGTCTGACAACATATTGCAAACAAGTCTTTCAACTGATGTAGCTGAAAACGCGTGGATAATCAATCATATTGGCAAAAATGACAGAAGTTATGTTCACAACTTTATATTACTTGGGAGTGATTAGTGAGATCTTGTAGACCTAAATTTCACTGTTACCAATACTATTGTTAACTTCAAGAAATCAGATGAATGTGTGCATCCCACAAACATATTGctttaaatgtattaaaatatatttaat encodes:
- the ccdc28b gene encoding coiled-coil domain-containing protein 28B is translated as MEDKRKKRSPKVSLPQPPPPPVNPRKLSVLPSSKSATFSLGLPQPPSPKNRGKFKRSIGAVGQSKDVLSVVVAAPPKTTRPHKEKARAPQPAGPSKMAQSSPLQHSFLTDVSDVREMEGGLLNLLNDFHSGKLQAFGKVCSFEQLEHVREMQEKLARLHFSLDSHVEELSEDKRKCASDHNLEHLLCNLEELSSSIQKLHLAENQDLPKTSGP